A stretch of DNA from Cupriavidus taiwanensis:
TCGGTGCTCAAGCTGCTCGAAGCCGCCGGCTACGAGGTCATGGTGCCCGAGGCGCAGACCTGCTGCGGCCAGCCGGCCTACAACTCGGGGGAGCGCGCGGTGTCGCGCGACCTGGCCGAGAAATTCCTGCGCGAGTTCGAGATGTTCGAGTACATCGTGGTGCCGTCGGGCAGTTGCGGCGGCATGATCCGGCACCACTACGCCGATTTGCTGCGTGACGATCCGGAGCTGAACGGCCGCTACGAGCGCCTGCGCGAACGCGTGTTCGAGCTGACCGACTTCCTCGCCAACGTCGCGCGGATCGAGAGCCTGCCGTCGACTTTCTCGGGCCATGTGACCTACCACGATTCCTGTTCGGGGCTGCGCGAACTGGGGGTCAAGCAGCAGCCGCGCGCGTTGCTGTCGCGCCTGCCCGGCGTGCAGCTGACCGAGATGAAGGACTGCGAGGCCTGCTGTGGTTTCGGCGGCACCTTCTCGGTCAAGTACGGCAATATCTCCACGGCCATCGTCGACGAGAAATGCGCCAATATCCAGGCCACCGGTGCCGATGCCGTGGTGTTGGGCGACCTGGGCTGCATGCTCAATATCGAAGGCCGCCTGCGCCGCACCGGCGACAGCCGCACCCGCGTGCTGCATATCGCGCAGGTGCTGGCGGGCGACGCCTGAGCGCGCCGACACATCAGGAATTCGCCACGATGCAAGTCCACAGCATGGAATTCAAGGCGCGCGCCGGCCAGAAGCTGGCCGACCAGCGCCTGCAGCAGAACCTGAAGAAGCTCTCGACCAAATTCGTCACGGCGCGCGCCGATGCGATCCGCGATATCGATTTCGACGCCACCCGCGAGGCCCTGAAAGAGCGCCGCAACCGCGCGCTGGAAAACCTCGACGTCTGGCTCGCCACGTTTGAAGAGAACGCGACCCGGCGCGGCGCCACCGTGCTGTTCGCCGAAACCACCGCCGACGCCGCCCGGCTGGTCGCCGAAATTGCGCAGAAGCACGGCGTGAAGAAGGTCATCAAGAGCAAGTCGATGGTGACCGAGGAAATGCGCCTGAACCAGGTGCTGGGCGAGATGGGCGTGCAGAGCATCGAGACCGACCTGGGCGAGTACATCCTGCAGATCAACGACTCCGAGCCGCCGTCGCACATCATTGCGCCGGTGGTGCACAAGGACAAGGACGAGATCGCCGACCTGTTCGCGAGGGTCCACCACAAGCCGCGGCTGACCGAGATCCCGGAGATGACGCGCGAGGCGCGCGAAGTGCTGCGCCCGGAATTCCTCAGCGCCGACATGGGCGTCACCGGCGGCAACTTCATCATCGCCGAGACCGGCTCGGTGGCGGTGGTGACCAACGAGGGCAATGAAGGCATGTGCACGGTGATGCCGCGCGTGCATGTCGCGGTGACCGGCATCGAGAAGGTGCTGCCGACACTGGAAGACCTGGCCACGGTGATGCGCCTGCTGCCGCGCTCGGCCACCGGCCAGGCGATTTCCAACTACTTTTCGCTGCTGACCGGGCCGCGCGCCGAGGGCGAGCGCGATGGCCCCGAGCACATGTATTTCGTGCTGGTCGATGGCGGCCGCAGCGGACTGATCGGCGGCGACTTCCAGGAGATGCTGCGCTGCATCCGCTGCGGCGCCTGCATGAACCACTGCCCGGTCTACCAGAAGATCGGCGGCCATGCCTATGGCTGGGTCTATCCCGGCCCGATGGGCAGCGTGCTGACGCCCAGCTACGTTGGCCTGGCCAAGACCGTCGACCTGCCGCAGGCGGCCACCATGTGCGGCGAATGCAATCGCGTCTGCCCGGCGTCGATTCCATTGTCCGACCTGCTGCGCAAGCTGCGCGAAAAACAAATGGAACGCGGCCTGCGGCCATGGCAGGAGCGCTTTGCGCTCAAGGCCTGGGGCTACGTGGCGAAGCGGCCTGAACTCTATGCGCTGAGCGCCCGCATCGGTGCCTGGCTGCTGGGCCGCATGGGCGGCAGCAACGGACTGATCGCCCGCCTGCCGCTGGCGGGCAAGGGCTGGACCGAAACCCGCGACATGCCGGCGCCGTCGGGCCGCACGTTCCGCGAACTCTACAAGGAAAGGAGGGCGCGTTCATGAGCGCCAGGAATTCGGAAGCGCTGGCGCGCATGCGCGCCGCGCTGGAGCAGCACATGGCCGGTGCCAAGCCCGCGCAGGAGCTGGTGCGCGAATGGCGCGAAGCCGGCAGCGCGCTGGCCTTGCCGCCGGTCTACGGCCAGGCCATGGAAGAACTGCTGCGCCGGCTGGAGATGGCGGCGGTGTTCGCGCAGGACAGCTGCTCGTTTTCGAGCACCGCGGTCACCGAGCAGCTGGCGCGGTGGCTGGACAAGGCGGCGACGGCCTGAGGCCGCCACGCCTCACGGCGGCGGTGTTCGCAAGCGCCGCCGCGGCTCAACGCTTCATCATCCCGGTCAGCGTCTCCACGAATTCCAGCGACAGCCGCGACAGCGGCTCGGTCTGCACATGGAAGATCTGCACCGAGGCATTGACCTTGGTGCGGATCGGCACGGCGACGATATTGGGCCAGTTCGCACCAAATACCGTCATGGCATCGACCAGCGCGATACCTGCGCCGGCCTGCGCCAGAGCGCGCGCCACATGGGCCTGCTCCACCTGCACCCGCATGTCGGGCTGGTCGCCATCGTTGCCGAACATCTCGTGCACCAGCAGCGCGAACGGCACTTCCGGGCCATAGCCGATCAGGTCTTCGCCGATCAGGTCAGCGGGGCGCACCCATTTGCGCGTGGCGAGCCGGTGTCCCACCGGCACCAGCGCCACGATCTCGTTCTTCACCAGCAGGCGCGCCTCGAGGTTGGGATGCACCAGCGGCATGTTCGATACCGCCAGATCCACCTGTCCCGATAGCAGCGCGCGCAGCATGTTGCCCGGAATCTGCGTGCGCACCACCACCCGCACCGCCGGATGCGCGGCGCGGAAGCTGGCGATCGCGCGCGGCAGCACGGTCTGACCCAGGTTGGGACTGCAGGTGATGCGCAGGCTGCCGGTGCGATTGGCGGCGAGGTCCTCGGCGATCTCGTTGACGCGCTCGATCCCCTCATAGACCGCATTGACTTCGCCCAGCAGCCGCCGCGCTTCCGGGGTGGGGTAGAGCCGCCCCTTGGTGCGCCGGAACAGCTCGAGGCCGAGCCGCTGTTCGGTGTGCGACATCAGCCGGCTGATGGCCGGTTGCGACACATAGAGCAGCTTCGACGCGCCGCTGATCGAGCCGGTCAGCATCACCGCGCGGAACACCTCGATCTGGCGCAGGTTCATTTTCATGGCATTAACCTGATGTTAAGGCATGCGGACATATAAGCATATGACAGTCAATGGCGCCATACCTAAACTGGACTCCATCGAAACACAACACACTGATCTGGAGAGCGGGGACCCCATGGCTGACATTCTTCTCACCTACCTCAACGGCCGGGATATTGCGCGGCTGAAAATGACCGATGCCGAAATCATCGCTGCGGTGGAGCAGGCACTGGTTGCGCAGGGCAACGGCCAGACCGTGATCGAGCCGCGCGTGCACCTGATGCCGGACCCCGCCTTCAACGGGCACTTCAACGTGCTGCGCGGCTATGTGGCGCCATTGGGGCTGGCCGGCGTCAAGGTCGTCGGCGATTTCGTCGACAACTACAAGCTCGGCCTGCCGTCGGAAATGGCCATGCTGAACCTGTTCGACCCGCGCACCGGCATGCCCGTCGCGGTGATCGACGCCACCTTCATCACCGACGCTCGCACCGGCGCACTGACCGCGATCGGCGCGAAGCACCTGGCCCGCCGCGACAGCAAGGTGCTTGGCCATATCGGGGCGCGCGGCACTTCGTACTGGAATGTGCGCCTGCTCGACAGCCTCTATGACTTCGACGAGATCCGCGTGCACTCGCGCCGCCCGGAAAGCCGCAATGCCTTTGCCGCGCGGCTGGAGCGCGACCTCGGCAAGAAAATCGTGGTGACCGAGGACTGGGAATCGTGCGTGCGCGGTGCCGACATCGTGGTCGAGGCATCGCGGCTGGAGCGCCCGGCGCCGATGCTCAAGACCGAGTGGATCAAGCCCGGCGCCTTCGTCGTGCCCTACGGCACCATGAGCGCGGTCGAGCTGTCGCTGACCGACATCATGACGCGGATGGTGGTGGACGACTGGGGGCAATGCAAGGGCGGCATGTTCGGCTCGCTGCGCGCGCATGTCGAAGCGGGCAAGCTGTCGGAACAGACGCTCTACGGCGAACTGGGCGAGATCGCCGCCGGCCGCAAGCCGGGTCGCCAGAGCGACGACGAGACCAACCTGTTCTGGCACCGAGGCCTGTCGCTGAGCGACATCGCCCTGGGACACGCCCTGCTGGAGAAGGCCGCCGAGTGCGGCCTGGG
This window harbors:
- a CDS encoding (Fe-S)-binding protein: MRVGLFHTCLVDLMGPEIGFSVLKLLEAAGYEVMVPEAQTCCGQPAYNSGERAVSRDLAEKFLREFEMFEYIVVPSGSCGGMIRHHYADLLRDDPELNGRYERLRERVFELTDFLANVARIESLPSTFSGHVTYHDSCSGLRELGVKQQPRALLSRLPGVQLTEMKDCEACCGFGGTFSVKYGNISTAIVDEKCANIQATGADAVVLGDLGCMLNIEGRLRRTGDSRTRVLHIAQVLAGDA
- a CDS encoding LutB/LldF family L-lactate oxidation iron-sulfur protein, with translation MQVHSMEFKARAGQKLADQRLQQNLKKLSTKFVTARADAIRDIDFDATREALKERRNRALENLDVWLATFEENATRRGATVLFAETTADAARLVAEIAQKHGVKKVIKSKSMVTEEMRLNQVLGEMGVQSIETDLGEYILQINDSEPPSHIIAPVVHKDKDEIADLFARVHHKPRLTEIPEMTREAREVLRPEFLSADMGVTGGNFIIAETGSVAVVTNEGNEGMCTVMPRVHVAVTGIEKVLPTLEDLATVMRLLPRSATGQAISNYFSLLTGPRAEGERDGPEHMYFVLVDGGRSGLIGGDFQEMLRCIRCGACMNHCPVYQKIGGHAYGWVYPGPMGSVLTPSYVGLAKTVDLPQAATMCGECNRVCPASIPLSDLLRKLREKQMERGLRPWQERFALKAWGYVAKRPELYALSARIGAWLLGRMGGSNGLIARLPLAGKGWTETRDMPAPSGRTFRELYKERRARS
- a CDS encoding LysR substrate-binding domain-containing protein, yielding MKMNLRQIEVFRAVMLTGSISGASKLLYVSQPAISRLMSHTEQRLGLELFRRTKGRLYPTPEARRLLGEVNAVYEGIERVNEIAEDLAANRTGSLRITCSPNLGQTVLPRAIASFRAAHPAVRVVVRTQIPGNMLRALLSGQVDLAVSNMPLVHPNLEARLLVKNEIVALVPVGHRLATRKWVRPADLIGEDLIGYGPEVPFALLVHEMFGNDGDQPDMRVQVEQAHVARALAQAGAGIALVDAMTVFGANWPNIVAVPIRTKVNASVQIFHVQTEPLSRLSLEFVETLTGMMKR
- a CDS encoding ornithine cyclodeaminase family protein; this encodes MADILLTYLNGRDIARLKMTDAEIIAAVEQALVAQGNGQTVIEPRVHLMPDPAFNGHFNVLRGYVAPLGLAGVKVVGDFVDNYKLGLPSEMAMLNLFDPRTGMPVAVIDATFITDARTGALTAIGAKHLARRDSKVLGHIGARGTSYWNVRLLDSLYDFDEIRVHSRRPESRNAFAARLERDLGKKIVVTEDWESCVRGADIVVEASRLERPAPMLKTEWIKPGAFVVPYGTMSAVELSLTDIMTRMVVDDWGQCKGGMFGSLRAHVEAGKLSEQTLYGELGEIAAGRKPGRQSDDETNLFWHRGLSLSDIALGHALLEKAAECGLGQKLVYA